A genome region from Manis javanica isolate MJ-LG chromosome 3, MJ_LKY, whole genome shotgun sequence includes the following:
- the TMEM40 gene encoding transmembrane protein 40 isoform X1 — METSGPSSQTQDHSQLPRETEDLDYRETDLHKQDGETGLFSQEQHERNNSSSSSSSSPSTSVSGSSDEDQHPRATRRRRQRRGAGHPTRDSSPGAEHGEPDVLKDELQLYGGDPGELVPSEESELRRRGSDTSGEVATSELRRLNIKKDDEFFHFILLCFAIGALLVCYHYCTDWFMSLGVGLLTFASLETVGIYFGLVYRIHSVLQGFIPLFQKFRLIGFRKTD, encoded by the exons ATGGAGACTTCAGGACCTTCCTCCCAGACTCAAGACCACAGCCAActccccagagaaacagaagacCTAGACT ACAGAGAGACAGATCTCCACAAGCAAGATGGGGAGACCGGACTCTTTTCTCAAGAACAACATGAGAGAAAcaactcttcctcctcctcctcctcctcgccaTCCACCTCTGTGTCCG GGAGCAGTGATGAGGACCAGCACCCCAGAGCAACCAGAAGACGACGCCAGCGCCGGGGGGCTGGACATCCCACCAGGGACAGCTCACCCG GTGCTGAGCATGGGGAACCTGATGTTTTGAAGGATGAGCTTCAACTCTATGGAG GTGACCCTGGAGAGCTGGTGCCCTCTGAGGAATCAG AACTCCGGAGGAGAGGCTCTGACACAAGTG GAGAAGTGGCAACCTCTGAGTTAAGAAGGCTGAACATAAAGAAAGATG ATGAGTTTTTCCATTTCATCCTCCTCTGCTTTGCCATTGGAGCCTTGCTGGTGTGTTACCACTACTGCACAG ACTGGTTCATGTCACTTGGGGTTGGCCTGCTTACCTTCGCCTCCCTGGAAACCGTTGGCATCTACTTTGGGCTAG TGTACCGGATCCACAGCGTCCTGCAGGGCTTCATCCCCCTCTTTCAGAAGTTTAGGCTCATAG GGTTCAGGAAGACCGACTGA
- the TMEM40 gene encoding transmembrane protein 40 isoform X5 translates to METSGPSSQTQDHSQLPRETEDLDYRETDLHKQDGETGLFSQEQHERNNSSSSSSSSPSTSVSGSSDEDQHPRATRRRRQRRGAGHPTRDSSPGAEHGEPDVLKDELQLYGGDPGELVPSEESEVATSELRRLNIKKDDEFFHFILLCFAIGALLVCYHYCTDWFMSLGVGLLTFASLETVGIYFGLVYRIHSVLQGFIPLFQKFRLIGFRKTD, encoded by the exons ATGGAGACTTCAGGACCTTCCTCCCAGACTCAAGACCACAGCCAActccccagagaaacagaagacCTAGACT ACAGAGAGACAGATCTCCACAAGCAAGATGGGGAGACCGGACTCTTTTCTCAAGAACAACATGAGAGAAAcaactcttcctcctcctcctcctcctcgccaTCCACCTCTGTGTCCG GGAGCAGTGATGAGGACCAGCACCCCAGAGCAACCAGAAGACGACGCCAGCGCCGGGGGGCTGGACATCCCACCAGGGACAGCTCACCCG GTGCTGAGCATGGGGAACCTGATGTTTTGAAGGATGAGCTTCAACTCTATGGAG GTGACCCTGGAGAGCTGGTGCCCTCTGAGGAATCAG AAGTGGCAACCTCTGAGTTAAGAAGGCTGAACATAAAGAAAGATG ATGAGTTTTTCCATTTCATCCTCCTCTGCTTTGCCATTGGAGCCTTGCTGGTGTGTTACCACTACTGCACAG ACTGGTTCATGTCACTTGGGGTTGGCCTGCTTACCTTCGCCTCCCTGGAAACCGTTGGCATCTACTTTGGGCTAG TGTACCGGATCCACAGCGTCCTGCAGGGCTTCATCCCCCTCTTTCAGAAGTTTAGGCTCATAG GGTTCAGGAAGACCGACTGA
- the TMEM40 gene encoding transmembrane protein 40 isoform X4 → METSGPSSQTQDHSQLPRETEDLDYRETDLHKQDGETGLFSQEQHERNNSSSSSSSSPSTSVSGSSDEDQHPRATRRRRQRRGAGHPTRDSSPGAEHGEPDVLKDELQLYGGDPGELVPSEESGEVATSELRRLNIKKDDEFFHFILLCFAIGALLVCYHYCTDWFMSLGVGLLTFASLETVGIYFGLVYRIHSVLQGFIPLFQKFRLIGFRKTD, encoded by the exons ATGGAGACTTCAGGACCTTCCTCCCAGACTCAAGACCACAGCCAActccccagagaaacagaagacCTAGACT ACAGAGAGACAGATCTCCACAAGCAAGATGGGGAGACCGGACTCTTTTCTCAAGAACAACATGAGAGAAAcaactcttcctcctcctcctcctcctcgccaTCCACCTCTGTGTCCG GGAGCAGTGATGAGGACCAGCACCCCAGAGCAACCAGAAGACGACGCCAGCGCCGGGGGGCTGGACATCCCACCAGGGACAGCTCACCCG GTGCTGAGCATGGGGAACCTGATGTTTTGAAGGATGAGCTTCAACTCTATGGAG GTGACCCTGGAGAGCTGGTGCCCTCTGAGGAATCAG GAGAAGTGGCAACCTCTGAGTTAAGAAGGCTGAACATAAAGAAAGATG ATGAGTTTTTCCATTTCATCCTCCTCTGCTTTGCCATTGGAGCCTTGCTGGTGTGTTACCACTACTGCACAG ACTGGTTCATGTCACTTGGGGTTGGCCTGCTTACCTTCGCCTCCCTGGAAACCGTTGGCATCTACTTTGGGCTAG TGTACCGGATCCACAGCGTCCTGCAGGGCTTCATCCCCCTCTTTCAGAAGTTTAGGCTCATAG GGTTCAGGAAGACCGACTGA
- the TMEM40 gene encoding transmembrane protein 40 isoform X3 — protein METSGPSSQTQDHSQLPRETEDLDYRETDLHKQDGETGLFSQEQHERNNSSSSSSSSPSTSVSGSSDEDQHPRATRRRRQRRGAGHPTRDSSPGAEHGEPDVLKDELQLYGGDPGELVPSEESELRRRGSDTSEVATSELRRLNIKKDDEFFHFILLCFAIGALLVCYHYCTDWFMSLGVGLLTFASLETVGIYFGLVYRIHSVLQGFIPLFQKFRLIGFRKTD, from the exons ATGGAGACTTCAGGACCTTCCTCCCAGACTCAAGACCACAGCCAActccccagagaaacagaagacCTAGACT ACAGAGAGACAGATCTCCACAAGCAAGATGGGGAGACCGGACTCTTTTCTCAAGAACAACATGAGAGAAAcaactcttcctcctcctcctcctcctcgccaTCCACCTCTGTGTCCG GGAGCAGTGATGAGGACCAGCACCCCAGAGCAACCAGAAGACGACGCCAGCGCCGGGGGGCTGGACATCCCACCAGGGACAGCTCACCCG GTGCTGAGCATGGGGAACCTGATGTTTTGAAGGATGAGCTTCAACTCTATGGAG GTGACCCTGGAGAGCTGGTGCCCTCTGAGGAATCAG AACTCCGGAGGAGAGGCTCTGACACAAGTG AAGTGGCAACCTCTGAGTTAAGAAGGCTGAACATAAAGAAAGATG ATGAGTTTTTCCATTTCATCCTCCTCTGCTTTGCCATTGGAGCCTTGCTGGTGTGTTACCACTACTGCACAG ACTGGTTCATGTCACTTGGGGTTGGCCTGCTTACCTTCGCCTCCCTGGAAACCGTTGGCATCTACTTTGGGCTAG TGTACCGGATCCACAGCGTCCTGCAGGGCTTCATCCCCCTCTTTCAGAAGTTTAGGCTCATAG GGTTCAGGAAGACCGACTGA
- the TMEM40 gene encoding transmembrane protein 40 isoform X7: MAGKAMETSGPSSQTQDHSQLPRETEDLDYRETDLHKQDGETGLFSQEQHERNNSSSSSSSSPSTSVSGSSDEDQHPRATRRRRQRRGAGHPTRDSSPGAEHGEPDVLKDELQLYGGDPGELVPSEESELRRRGSDTSGEVATSELRRLNIKKDDEFFHFILLCFAIGALLVCYHYCTDWFMSLGVGLLTFASLETVGIYFGLVYRIHSVLQGFIPLFQKFRLIGFRKTD, from the exons GGAAGGCCATGGAGACTTCAGGACCTTCCTCCCAGACTCAAGACCACAGCCAActccccagagaaacagaagacCTAGACT ACAGAGAGACAGATCTCCACAAGCAAGATGGGGAGACCGGACTCTTTTCTCAAGAACAACATGAGAGAAAcaactcttcctcctcctcctcctcctcgccaTCCACCTCTGTGTCCG GGAGCAGTGATGAGGACCAGCACCCCAGAGCAACCAGAAGACGACGCCAGCGCCGGGGGGCTGGACATCCCACCAGGGACAGCTCACCCG GTGCTGAGCATGGGGAACCTGATGTTTTGAAGGATGAGCTTCAACTCTATGGAG GTGACCCTGGAGAGCTGGTGCCCTCTGAGGAATCAG AACTCCGGAGGAGAGGCTCTGACACAAGTG GAGAAGTGGCAACCTCTGAGTTAAGAAGGCTGAACATAAAGAAAGATG ATGAGTTTTTCCATTTCATCCTCCTCTGCTTTGCCATTGGAGCCTTGCTGGTGTGTTACCACTACTGCACAG ACTGGTTCATGTCACTTGGGGTTGGCCTGCTTACCTTCGCCTCCCTGGAAACCGTTGGCATCTACTTTGGGCTAG TGTACCGGATCCACAGCGTCCTGCAGGGCTTCATCCCCCTCTTTCAGAAGTTTAGGCTCATAG GGTTCAGGAAGACCGACTGA